The Rhizobium sp. NXC24 genomic sequence TCACTGACCGTCGCAGACGGCGTCGCCGTCAACAAATCTTGGCGTGCGCCATCAAGACGGAGCTGCCTTAGGTAAGCCATTGGGGTGACATTCAAAAATCGTCGAAAATTGATCTGCAGCGCCCGCACGCTGACACCCGCTGCCGCTGCCATGTCCGTGATCGTGATCGGCATTGCGATATGTGCTCTCGCAAACTCCAGCGCTCTTCGAAGCTGGCGAGGGGCAATTGTCTGCACCCGCGATCCGGTGTTCGAAAGCGTATGGGGCAGATTCTGCACCATCAGCAGACAGAACATCTCCTGGAAGCTGGTCAAGGCAAGGGGAGAGACTACAAGGTTTTGATCCGCGCAGATCTCATCCCGGAAGAACCGCATGAGCTTGAAAAGATGCGCCGCCGGTCCCGCCGTCAGGTCCTGCCGGGGAACGAATTCGAAATCGACAGGCGGCAGACGTTCGAAGGTGCTGGTCAGGGCCGCGTGTACCGCGCTCCTCCGGACGCAAAATCCCTCCGCAACAGAGCCTGCGTGAATATTCACCGCGGAATAGCGGTCGGCCGTCGTCAGCAGTCCCGTGCAGGGCGTGATAGCATGCCTTATGCCGCCTGTTGCCAGATCGTAGCAGGTTCCATGCTCGAGGAAAAACATGAAGTCATCATTCTCGATCGTGACGGAAAAGGCGCGGTCCGTTGAGCTTGCCCCCACCCAGCCCACCATCTCGCCAGCGCCATGAACACCGAATGAGAAAAGACCGCGGCTGTCGGTACTGAGAGGCCGATAGAAATTGTCCTGCTTTTCGCCAGTAAGCCATTCGGAGACTTCGCCGGTTGTGAGTGCCGTCGCCTCGAGTTTAAGCGTCAAAATTTCGGTCAACTTGCCCTACCCAATTCACTGTTTTTTGTCGCGCGCGCTTGCAGTGACGGCAAACAACTGGCCCCCTCTCAGCTTCTAACGAAAAATTGATTGACCTCAATAGCCTTTTCAGACTCTTTCGCGCATGGCTTCTTCATCGCACGAAGCCATTTGACCTTTGAGCAAGCGCGCCGCTCATGGCGCTATCAAAACGCGCCTCAGTGTTTCGATGGAGTCGTCCTTGCTCGGGGAGAACAGCCAGGCATGACAATGGATGCAGTTTCCACAATATGGCGCTCGATCCAAGTTTCCATGGCCGGAAACCATGTCCGGCTTCCTGGATCACCACTAGTG encodes the following:
- a CDS encoding AraC family transcriptional regulator encodes the protein MTEILTLKLEATALTTGEVSEWLTGEKQDNFYRPLSTDSRGLFSFGVHGAGEMVGWVGASSTDRAFSVTIENDDFMFFLEHGTCYDLATGGIRHAITPCTGLLTTADRYSAVNIHAGSVAEGFCVRRSAVHAALTSTFERLPPVDFEFVPRQDLTAGPAAHLFKLMRFFRDEICADQNLVVSPLALTSFQEMFCLLMVQNLPHTLSNTGSRVQTIAPRQLRRALEFARAHIAMPITITDMAAAAGVSVRALQINFRRFLNVTPMAYLRQLRLDGARQDLLTATPSATVSEIARRWGFIHLGRFSQEYRTAFGVLPKYDLGRSYEKTRRAAS